The Denticeps clupeoides chromosome 5, fDenClu1.1, whole genome shotgun sequence genome includes a region encoding these proteins:
- the dcst2 gene encoding DC-STAMP domain-containing protein 2 — MAPEHRASPAESPALQAKRSLRGFFLGLVLASAYGATALLAQNAGVWYSVAATAGLAAFAAVGMGLSARVRCGVLLMVPQLCSKKGKNVVLFVAFSMAIQGPLSNTMKNFDRAADSVVCGAELAKNQTEELMKRAATPLLSVLSKVKEVARNAHSLAGRVQNFIRSLIEPVQHIARTLRNILHFLVSIGEICNDKLGTPYKKCKKLFDDGRDNCMELLSVFSFLCHIVDGFRPLCGLSQVGQFFCIIPSYVVSHLKEKISEPIIAAFEKMRKEFEFNISSSINFDIQFNSSHSVQQMSQEVMEEIAKELVLFQEITGSLAYLGLIFLLYMYVQAVLYKYNYLHRDDFDNIYITEDFVQMDLKHSREGRPTVLPLNQKEALIYILPCSPRLTGKERGAVLWHIFSLFRHMAMGCVIMALDFMVFWVFDMVHHSAKSEIVATAPVLVAVQVNGSGYASDIFKDIVASFDIFQRSNVTVLSKKCLMQPQEPDYTVYAFIGSLYGLSLFIVIAGSYSKRLQRYICASYHPNRERERIHILYQHILSQRASLQKTLFRSVARNKEDAWGRSSLLQKLAPCLPGGIAKFLGAFKVSCIACGKVMKDKGDPNVHICSNPLCQGLYCLQCFRAMSNTCGLCMGALEFQEDSEEELDSSDDQLVCHTSPHGRERDVRRLTKRRYSLAQRQLSRPEDGSDSEDRERGAFHPNFSDNDTSTKDDDASPCSHPLETFFQPGLKPRPDRTGARHATLPPWAGIGHV; from the exons ATGGCGCCGGAGCACCGAGCGTCCCCGGCCGAGTCGCCCGCGCTGCAGGCCAAGCGGAGCCTCCGGGGCTTCTTCCTGGGCCTGGTCCTCGCCTCGGCCTACGGGGCCACGGCCCTCCTCGCACAGAACGCGGGCGTGTGGTACAGCGTCGCCGCCACCGCGGGGCTCGCCGCCTTCGCCGCGGTCGGCATGGGGCTGTCCGCCCGCGTCCGCTGCGGCGTCCTGCTGATGGTGCCGCAGCTGTGCTCCA AGAAAGGGAAGAACGTTGTCTTGTTTGTCGCGTTCTCCATGGCCATCCAAGGCCCCCTGAGCAACACCATGAAGAACTTTGACCGTGCAGCCGACAGTGTGGTGTGCGGGGCCGAGCTGGCCAAGAACCAAACGGAGGAGCTCATGAAGCGGGCAGCCACGCCACTGCTCT CTGTACTCAGTAAGGTTAAGGAGGTGGCCAGGAATGCCCATTCACTGGCTGGACGAGTTCAGAACTTCATCAGGTCTCTGATTGAACCTGTTCAGCATATTG CTCGAACTCTGAGAAACATCCTGCACTTCCTGGTCAGCATTGGCGAGATTTGCAATGACAAGCTGGGTACACCTTACAAGAAGTGTAAAAAGCTGTTTGATGACGGCCGTGATAATTGCATGGAGCTCCTCTCTGTGTTCAGCTTCCTATGCCATATAGTGGACGGGTTCCGCCCTCTGTGTGGTCTCTCTCAGG TTGGACAGTTCTTCTGTATCATTCCTTCATATGTGGTGAGCCACCTGAAGGAGAAAATTTCTGAGC CAATAATAGCAGCATTTGAAAAGATGAGAAAAGAATTTGAGTTCAACATATCAAGTTCCATCAACTTTGACATACAATTCAACAGCAGCCACTCAGTGCAGCAGATGTCACAGGAAGTCATGGAGGAAATTGCAAAAGAACTAGTACTCTTTCAAGAGATTACTGGCTCCTTAGCATATTTGGGTCTCATCTTTCTGCTCTACATGTACGTTCA GGCTGTCCTATACAAGTACAACTACCTGCATCGCGATGACTTTGACAACATCTACATAACagaagattttgtgcaaatggACCTGAAGCATtccagagagggacgccctacAGTCCTACCACTAAATCAGAAAGAGGCTCTTATCTACATTCTGCCAT GCTCTCCGAGACTGACTGGCAAAGAACGAGGAGCTGTGTTATGGCACATATTCTCCCTCTTCAGACACATGGCCATGGGCTGTGTCATAATGGCTCTCGACTTCATGGTCTTCTGGGTTTTCGACATGGTTCACCACAGTGCAAAGAGTGAGATAGTTGCCACAG cccCTGTACTGGTTGCAGTGCAAGTAAATGGCTCGGGCTATGCGTCAGATATCTTCAAAGATATTGTGGCTTCATTTGACATTTTCCAAAGAAGCAATGTCACAGTTTTAAGCAAGAAGTGCCTTATGCAGCCCCAAGAGCCTGACTACACAGTGTATGCATTTATAG GGTCACTTTATGGCCTATCATTGTTCATCGTGATCGCCGGAAGTTACAGTAAACGATTACAGAGGTACATTTGTGCCAGTTACCATCCCAATCGAGAAAGG GAGCGGATCCACATTTTGTACCAGCATATCCTTTCCCAGCGTGCATCTCTCCAGAAGACACTCTTCAGGTCTGTGGCCAGGAACAAGGAGGATGCGTGGGGGCGCAGCAGTTTACTGCAGAAACTGGCGCCGTG TCTCCCTGGTGGCATCGCCAAGTTCCTGGGGGCTTTTAAGGTATCATGCATAGCCTGTGGAAAAGTCATGAAGGACAAGGGCGACCCCAATGTGCACATCTGCAGCAATCCCCTGTGCCAAG GTCTCTACTGCCTTCAGTGCTTCAGAGCCATGAGCAACACGTGTGGGCTTTGCATGGGGGCCCTTGAATTCCAGGAAGACAGTGAAGAAGAGCT CGACTCCAGCGATGACCAGCTGGTCTGCCACACCTCGCCACACGGGAGAGAAAGGGATGTACGGAGGCTGACGAAGAGGCGCTACTCACTGGCCCAAAGACAACTAAGCCGGCCTGAGGATGGCTCTGATTCTGAGGACAG GGAGCGTGGTGCATTTCACCCGAACTTCTCCGATAACGACACGTCTACGAAGGACGATGATGCCTCGCCTTGCAGTCATCCTCTGGAGACGTTTTTTCAG